From the genome of Winogradskyella forsetii, one region includes:
- a CDS encoding alkaline phosphatase D family protein, producing MKHSVYILLFLCCYLNSCGVKNKTSEPTEIKEKVNLLSELQNPDLKPFYYGVASGDPLQDAVIIWTKIEPKNELAEEKVTWQMSKDSLFNSIDKSGIAKTDASKGYTIKVDVTNLSAGTYYYYRFIRENDTSLVGRTRTAPKNAQQLKFAVASCANYVWGYFNAYGRMAEEDDLNAIIFLGDYIYEYGARKPEHIIDNRNHIPINEIVTLEDYRTRYAQYHLDDDLMQAHLKHPFIPVWDDHEVANNAYMSGAQNHSDDEGSYETRKAAAMQAYYEWLPIRESENHYRSFNFGNLADLMMLDERLAGRTKQLGYNDPEKNSESHSILGEKQFSWFEEELEQSKAKWKLIGNQVILSYQYYDNPNRRFNVDTWNGYPKDQSRMVNDLKKTENAIVLTGDTHSAWAFEVTDDPFKNYNAETGKGAVAVEIAVASVNTANHNELFSDSLVTAHEKNMLNPKSNPHLKYLNRRDHGYVLLTLTEKQALAEYKVVPTNKKRMSGVAVDTSFVIQSGTTKIGNK from the coding sequence ATGAAACATTCAGTTTATATTCTATTATTTTTATGCTGTTACTTGAATTCTTGTGGTGTAAAAAATAAAACGTCCGAACCTACAGAAATCAAAGAAAAAGTAAACCTTTTATCAGAATTACAGAATCCAGACCTCAAGCCTTTTTATTATGGTGTGGCTTCAGGCGATCCTTTGCAAGATGCCGTAATTATCTGGACCAAAATAGAACCAAAAAATGAATTAGCCGAAGAAAAGGTGACTTGGCAAATGTCCAAGGATTCTCTTTTTAATAGCATTGATAAATCTGGTATTGCGAAAACGGATGCTTCCAAAGGCTATACCATCAAGGTCGATGTGACCAATCTTTCTGCTGGCACGTATTACTATTATCGTTTTATTAGGGAAAATGACACCTCTTTAGTTGGAAGAACCAGAACAGCTCCTAAAAACGCCCAACAATTAAAATTTGCAGTCGCGAGCTGCGCCAATTATGTTTGGGGATATTTTAATGCTTATGGTCGTATGGCTGAAGAAGATGATCTCAACGCCATTATTTTCCTTGGTGATTATATATATGAATACGGCGCCCGAAAACCTGAGCATATCATTGACAACAGAAATCACATTCCAATTAATGAGATCGTCACACTTGAAGATTATAGAACAAGATATGCACAATACCATTTGGACGACGATTTAATGCAAGCACATTTAAAACATCCATTTATACCTGTTTGGGACGACCATGAGGTTGCCAATAACGCTTATATGAGCGGTGCACAAAATCACAGCGATGATGAAGGTAGTTATGAAACCCGAAAAGCGGCAGCCATGCAGGCCTACTACGAATGGTTGCCAATTAGAGAATCTGAAAACCATTATAGATCTTTTAACTTCGGGAATTTAGCTGATTTAATGATGTTGGATGAACGTTTAGCTGGCCGAACAAAACAATTAGGCTATAATGATCCTGAGAAAAATTCTGAGTCGCATAGCATTCTTGGCGAAAAACAATTTTCATGGTTTGAAGAAGAGTTGGAGCAATCTAAAGCCAAATGGAAATTAATAGGAAACCAAGTGATTCTGTCTTATCAATATTATGATAATCCCAATCGAAGGTTCAATGTGGATACTTGGAATGGTTATCCCAAAGACCAGTCACGGATGGTCAATGACTTAAAAAAAACTGAAAATGCCATTGTACTGACAGGTGATACGCATTCTGCTTGGGCATTTGAAGTTACAGACGATCCATTTAAAAATTATAATGCCGAAACAGGTAAAGGTGCGGTTGCTGTGGAAATAGCAGTAGCAAGTGTTAATACTGCCAATCATAATGAGCTCTTTTCAGATTCCTTGGTTACTGCGCATGAAAAAAATATGCTGAACCCAAAATCAAACCCGCACCTCAAGTACCTCAATCGAAGAGATCATGGTTATGTCTTGCTGACACTTACCGAAAAACAAGCACTTGCAGAATATAAAGTGGTGCCAACGAATAAAAAGCGAATGTCTGGCGTTGCTGTAGATACAAGTTTTGTTATACAGTCTGGTACTACCAAGATTGGTAATAAATAA
- a CDS encoding ISAon1 family transposase N-terminal region protein: MNLSLDLLKLLLPELLVSHFDITRHSIEQDTVHLYFEEKKDTPKEEKSRTLIAHGFHKQVTVQDFPLRGKKVFLHIKRRRWLDKPSKEVVQRDWNLVAQGTRMTVEFAAFLKVLGQY, encoded by the coding sequence TTGAATTTATCCCTAGACCTGCTCAAGTTACTATTACCAGAATTACTAGTTTCACATTTTGACATCACTAGACATAGTATAGAACAAGATACTGTCCATCTGTATTTTGAAGAGAAAAAAGATACGCCTAAAGAAGAAAAGAGCCGTACCCTTATAGCCCACGGTTTTCATAAACAAGTGACCGTTCAAGATTTTCCTTTGCGCGGTAAAAAAGTATTCTTGCATATAAAGCGTCGGCGTTGGCTCGATAAACCCAGCAAAGAAGTTGTACAAAGAGATTGGAATCTAGTAGCACAGGGAACTCGTATGACCGTAGAGTTTGCTGCTTTTTTAAAAGTACTTGGTCAGTACTAA
- a CDS encoding NAD(P)H-binding protein — protein MKTQISVIGCGWLGLPLAKTLVKNGFVVKGSTTSKDKFETLKKYQIEPFLITLNASEIKGNCAEFLTGSDTIIINIPPELRKNPTKNHVAEIAHLIHAIEVSSVKHVLYISSTSVFENEANFPVTTDETKPNATSNTAKQLIEIENRLQTNSNFETTILRFGGLIDEERHPAKFLSGRNDISNPDAPINLIHKTDCIHIILAILEKDLWNLSVNAVYPKHITKETYYTNYCKQENILPPNYNSSEESKGKIIDSSKLVQLLNYTFKAEP, from the coding sequence TTGAAAACACAAATTAGCGTCATCGGTTGTGGTTGGTTAGGTTTACCATTGGCAAAAACTTTGGTTAAAAACGGGTTTGTGGTCAAGGGTTCTACAACTTCAAAAGACAAATTTGAAACGCTAAAAAAATATCAAATTGAACCATTTTTAATCACTTTAAATGCCTCCGAGATCAAAGGAAACTGTGCTGAATTTTTAACAGGAAGCGATACAATAATCATTAATATTCCTCCAGAATTACGGAAAAATCCAACCAAAAACCACGTCGCCGAAATAGCCCATTTAATACATGCTATTGAAGTATCCTCAGTTAAACATGTACTCTATATAAGTTCTACTTCTGTTTTTGAAAATGAAGCCAATTTTCCTGTTACTACAGATGAAACTAAGCCAAATGCCACCTCAAACACTGCCAAACAACTTATTGAAATTGAAAATAGGCTTCAAACAAATTCCAATTTTGAAACCACCATTTTACGTTTTGGTGGTTTGATAGACGAAGAACGCCATCCCGCAAAATTTTTATCGGGCAGAAATGATATTTCAAATCCAGATGCGCCAATAAATCTAATTCATAAAACAGACTGTATCCATATCATTTTGGCCATTCTTGAAAAAGACCTTTGGAACCTTTCCGTGAATGCCGTGTACCCAAAGCATATTACAAAAGAAACCTACTATACAAACTATTGTAAACAAGAAAATATATTGCCCCCAAATTATAATTCATCAGAAGAAAGTAAAGGGAAAATTATCGATAGTTCTAAATTGGTACAACTTTTGAATTATACTTTTAAAGCAGAACCATAG
- a CDS encoding GIY-YIG nuclease family protein codes for MGHCCYILYSEKLSRYYVGYSSDLDVRLVFHENSESRKYTYNAKDWELFRI; via the coding sequence ATGGGTCATTGCTGTTACATTCTATATTCTGAAAAACTATCAAGATATTATGTTGGATATAGCTCTGATTTGGACGTTAGATTAGTATTTCACGAAAATTCAGAATCGCGAAAATATACTTACAACGCCAAAGATTGGGAGCTTTTCAGAATATAG
- a CDS encoding helix-turn-helix domain-containing protein → MIDKKVLQIAIGKRIREVREVKKIPQQDLAGACNIEKSNLSRIEAGNTNPTLYTLGKIADRLCVSLSELLDFKEIKK, encoded by the coding sequence ATGATAGACAAAAAAGTATTACAAATTGCTATTGGTAAAAGGATTAGAGAGGTAAGAGAAGTTAAGAAAATACCTCAACAAGATTTAGCTGGTGCATGTAATATTGAAAAGTCAAATTTAAGTCGCATTGAGGCTGGAAATACAAACCCAACACTATATACTTTAGGTAAAATAGCAGATAGATTATGTGTTTCTCTATCTGAATTATTAGACTTTAAAGAAATTAAGAAATAG
- a CDS encoding GIY-YIG nuclease family protein, which yields MYDLFLGKDQIIYPTHTQLLRLIRYYVGYSSDLDVRLVFHENSESRKFTHNAKDWQLYYKIDCTSKTQGKAIEAHIKRMKSKTYIENLLKHPEITAKLLEKYNE from the coding sequence ATGTACGATCTTTTTTTGGGCAAAGATCAAATTATTTATCCAACTCACACACAACTTTTGAGATTGATCCGATATTATGTTGGATATAGTTCTGATTTGGACGTTCGATTAGTATTTCACGAAAATTCAGAATCACGAAAATTTACTCACAACGCCAAAGATTGGCAACTCTATTATAAAATTGATTGTACGAGTAAGACACAAGGGAAAGCAATTGAGGCCCATATTAAAAGAATGAAAAGCAAAACCTATATTGAGAATCTTTTAAAGCATCCTGAGATTACAGCCAAACTGCTGGAGAAATATAATGAGTGA
- a CDS encoding DUF892 family protein, producing MENLNDLFEKELKNLYALEKQMQDTFETLEPLKPKGLKACVEKLKKRNTSDLNTVQEIANNLSINPGNTVDSVAEEMLDNISEISNMEAMPSKVKNAGMVASLYRLVSYKTVNYYNVRRMAKAMNMKLEARQLRPIKVKNADIEYQLKVLARKKIYKKAAK from the coding sequence ATGGAAAACTTAAATGATTTATTTGAAAAAGAGCTGAAAAACTTATATGCTTTAGAAAAGCAAATGCAAGATACTTTCGAGACCCTAGAACCCCTAAAACCAAAAGGCTTAAAAGCCTGTGTTGAGAAACTAAAGAAACGGAATACCTCAGATTTAAACACCGTGCAGGAAATTGCAAATAATTTATCCATAAATCCGGGCAATACGGTGGATAGCGTCGCCGAAGAAATGTTGGATAATATTTCGGAAATCTCAAATATGGAAGCGATGCCAAGCAAAGTGAAAAATGCAGGAATGGTAGCCTCTTTATACCGACTGGTCAGCTATAAAACCGTAAATTATTACAATGTGAGACGAATGGCAAAAGCCATGAATATGAAGCTGGAAGCGAGACAGCTCAGACCTATTAAAGTAAAAAATGCGGATATTGAGTACCAATTGAAAGTGTTGGCACGAAAAAAAATCTATAAAAAGGCGGCGAAATAA
- a CDS encoding NAD-dependent epimerase/dehydratase family protein — protein MSSKILIIGACGQIGTELTIKLREIHGVDNVIASDINTRNLDLVNAGPFVILDAKNFNAIKDCCINHKIDTVYLMAALLSATGEKYPMEAWDLNMNSLFHVLNLAKSKQIKKVFWPSSIAVFGPSTPRTQTPQHTICEPTTVYGITKQVGERWCEYYHEKYGVDVRSIRYPGIISHKAMPGGGTTDYAVEIYHEAIKEGKYESFLSENTHLPMMFMDDAIKATTEIMAANSEHLSIRSSYNLSAISFSPKEIAESIQAEMPNFKITFKPDFRQAIADSWPSSIDDSVARKDWNWSHDFNLHTMTKVMLRELAKTYKS, from the coding sequence ATGTCTTCAAAAATATTGATCATTGGTGCCTGTGGGCAAATTGGAACGGAACTTACCATCAAATTGCGAGAAATCCATGGTGTGGATAACGTTATAGCAAGTGATATCAATACTCGAAATTTAGATTTAGTAAATGCTGGACCCTTTGTGATTTTAGATGCCAAAAACTTTAATGCCATTAAAGATTGCTGTATCAACCATAAAATAGATACGGTTTACCTTATGGCAGCATTGCTGAGTGCAACTGGCGAAAAATACCCGATGGAAGCTTGGGATTTAAATATGAATTCGTTGTTTCATGTGCTCAACTTGGCGAAATCCAAGCAAATTAAAAAAGTGTTCTGGCCAAGCAGTATTGCTGTTTTCGGACCATCAACACCAAGAACACAGACGCCTCAACATACCATTTGCGAACCCACAACAGTTTACGGAATTACCAAACAAGTCGGTGAACGTTGGTGCGAATATTACCATGAAAAATATGGTGTGGATGTCAGAAGCATACGTTATCCAGGCATTATTAGTCATAAGGCCATGCCAGGAGGTGGCACAACAGATTATGCTGTGGAAATTTATCATGAAGCTATAAAAGAAGGTAAATACGAGAGTTTTTTATCTGAAAACACCCATTTACCGATGATGTTTATGGATGATGCCATTAAAGCCACGACGGAAATCATGGCTGCAAATTCAGAGCATTTAAGCATACGTTCATCTTATAATTTATCGGCAATTAGTTTTTCTCCTAAGGAAATTGCCGAAAGTATTCAAGCAGAAATGCCAAACTTTAAGATAACCTTTAAACCAGATTTTAGACAAGCCATTGCAGACAGTTGGCCTTCGTCCATTGATGATAGCGTGGCCCGAAAGGATTGGAATTGGTCACATGATTTTAATCTACATACGATGACAAAAGTGATGTTGAGAGAATTAGCCAAAACGTATAAATCATAA
- a CDS encoding ISAon1 family transposase: MVSTKANDCHTIGRFYGVNGKKLGRQYRDYLSEFKDWKAKKHAKEWLVFPENMGKYLSIDETALSKGELYTIITNKKAKGKKGAIVAIMAGTKVEPIIEQLLKIPKSKRDKVKEITLDMANSMKFIAKKCFPKAIQVTDRFHVQKLALEALQDIRIKHRWEAIDMENDQIKQAKTIEKEFISETFNNGDSRKQLLARSRYLLYKAPNNWTQNQYLRAKILFEQYPDIKKAYNLVQGLRNIFNTATSIQTAYTKLAHWYKDVEATGFRAFNTIANTITLNYRSILNYFINRSTNASAEAFNAKIKAFRAQFRGVKNIEFFLFRLTTIFA; this comes from the coding sequence TTGGTCAGTACTAAGGCTAATGACTGTCATACCATTGGTCGTTTTTATGGCGTTAATGGTAAGAAGCTCGGGCGGCAGTATCGAGATTATCTTAGTGAGTTTAAAGACTGGAAAGCCAAGAAACATGCTAAAGAGTGGCTCGTCTTTCCTGAGAACATGGGCAAGTATTTATCCATTGATGAAACAGCTCTCTCCAAAGGTGAACTCTATACCATTATCACCAATAAAAAAGCTAAAGGCAAGAAAGGAGCTATAGTAGCTATTATGGCAGGAACTAAGGTGGAGCCTATTATAGAACAACTCCTTAAAATTCCTAAATCAAAAAGAGATAAGGTTAAAGAGATCACCTTGGATATGGCCAACTCTATGAAGTTCATTGCTAAAAAGTGTTTTCCCAAAGCTATACAGGTTACCGACCGTTTTCATGTACAAAAACTAGCTTTAGAAGCTTTGCAAGATATCAGAATAAAACATCGTTGGGAAGCTATAGATATGGAAAATGACCAAATTAAACAGGCTAAAACTATCGAAAAAGAGTTTATCTCTGAAACATTTAATAATGGAGACTCCAGAAAGCAACTCCTTGCCAGAAGTAGGTACCTGCTCTATAAAGCGCCTAACAACTGGACTCAAAACCAATACCTTAGAGCTAAAATCTTATTTGAACAATATCCGGATATTAAAAAAGCTTATAATCTGGTACAAGGACTTAGGAATATATTTAATACCGCTACTTCTATACAAACAGCTTATACTAAACTCGCCCACTGGTATAAAGATGTAGAGGCTACAGGATTTAGGGCTTTCAATACTATTGCAAATACAATTACCCTAAACTATAGATCGATACTCAATTATTTTATTAATAGAAGTACTAATGCATCCGCTGAAGCTTTCAATGCCAAAATTAAAGCCTTTAGAGCACAGTTTAGAGGTGTCAAAAACATAGAATTCTTCCTCTTTAGATTAACAACAATTTTTGCCTAA
- a CDS encoding nucleoside deaminase — MHDKFLKLAISEAKKGLNEGGIPIGSVLVHNGKILGQGHNKRVQDSSVVLHGEMDALENAGRQPATIYQESVIYTTLSPCPMCSGAILLYGIPKVVVGENKTFLGAEAHLRANGVEVIVLNNEECITMMTDFIEHSPELWNEDIGV, encoded by the coding sequence ATGCACGATAAATTTCTAAAATTAGCCATCAGCGAGGCAAAAAAAGGATTAAATGAAGGCGGTATTCCCATAGGAAGTGTCCTTGTTCATAATGGAAAAATATTGGGTCAAGGTCATAACAAAAGAGTTCAGGATTCAAGTGTTGTGCTGCATGGCGAAATGGATGCCTTAGAAAATGCTGGCAGACAACCAGCAACCATTTATCAAGAATCTGTTATTTACACCACTCTCTCACCTTGCCCAATGTGTTCTGGTGCCATTTTGCTCTACGGAATTCCAAAAGTTGTTGTTGGAGAAAATAAGACGTTTTTGGGAGCAGAAGCGCATCTAAGAGCTAATGGTGTCGAAGTTATAGTTTTAAATAATGAAGAGTGTATTACCATGATGACAGACTTTATAGAACACAGTCCTGAACTTTGGAATGAGGATATTGGTGTTTAG
- a CDS encoding JAB domain-containing protein: MNTIKEIRVSYSSGNKDKIKITNSKDTYNLFLSCWSKKIIELQEEFKVLLLNRNHQVLGIYPLSKGGVSGTVVDAKLVFSVALKCNASSIIIAHNHPSGNLKPSDADLSLTKKLKKAGAYLDIELIDHLIITNNGYYSFIDELKM; this comes from the coding sequence ATGAATACAATTAAAGAAATCAGAGTTTCTTATTCTTCAGGAAATAAGGATAAGATTAAAATAACCAATAGCAAGGACACATATAATTTGTTCCTTTCTTGTTGGTCTAAAAAAATTATAGAATTACAAGAAGAATTTAAAGTATTATTGCTCAATAGAAATCATCAAGTGCTAGGTATATATCCTTTATCTAAAGGTGGAGTTTCTGGAACAGTAGTAGATGCAAAATTAGTTTTTAGTGTTGCTTTGAAATGTAATGCTTCAAGTATAATAATTGCTCATAACCATCCAAGTGGTAATTTAAAACCAAGTGATGCAGATTTAAGCTTGACTAAAAAACTGAAAAAAGCTGGAGCATATTTAGATATAGAGTTAATTGACCATCTAATTATAACTAACAATGGATATTATAGTTTTATAGATGAATTGAAAATGTGA
- a CDS encoding GIY-YIG nuclease family protein: MGHCCYILYSEKLSRYYVGYSSDLDVRLVFHENSESRKYTYNAKDRELFYKIDCKSKVQGKGVEAHIKRMKSKIYIENLLKYPKITIRLLENYKD, from the coding sequence ATGGGTCATTGCTGTTACATTCTATATTCTGAAAAACTATCACGATATTATGTTGGATATAGCTCTGATTTGGATGTTCGATTAGTATTTCACGAAAATTCAGAATCGCGAAAATATACTTACAACGCCAAAGATAGGGAGCTTTTCTATAAAATAGACTGCAAGAGCAAAGTACAAGGTAAGGGAGTTGAAGCTCATATTAAAAGAATGAAAAGCAAAATCTATATTGAGAATCTTCTAAAATATCCTAAGATTACTATCAGGCTGCTTGAAAATTATAAAGATTGA
- a CDS encoding HamA C-terminal domain-containing protein → MDRIEKAINSLLIKTKGEIFSRIEKVSFEVNVSDTKAKCYCYSIKKDGNGNLRVEDLIDFIDERIVDYAIPKKKIDEAKKEVKETGSTSKIVKLKKQAVELFTNLKKTGEGGELLLYILTIEILKIPQLISKMSLKTSGQLHYQGSDGIHVKYDSSNKTLNLYWGESKMYKNISQALAECFRSLNGYLLDTYSYKSTQERDLLLITDNINQNINNEDFENLIVAYFDKDNDLSNKLLYKGICFIGYDSEKYKDSTKSIEEFKKELMVELDNHYKGISSQIKKYKGLDNKEIHVFIMPFPSVESFRKYYLKTIKA, encoded by the coding sequence ATGGATAGAATTGAAAAAGCTATTAATAGCTTATTAATTAAAACTAAAGGAGAGATATTTTCAAGAATTGAAAAAGTTTCTTTTGAAGTAAATGTTAGTGATACTAAAGCAAAATGTTATTGTTATTCTATTAAAAAAGATGGTAATGGAAATTTGAGAGTCGAAGATTTGATTGATTTCATTGATGAAAGAATAGTTGACTACGCAATCCCTAAGAAAAAGATTGATGAAGCTAAAAAAGAAGTCAAAGAAACTGGCTCAACTTCTAAAATCGTTAAACTAAAAAAACAAGCTGTTGAATTATTTACGAATTTAAAGAAAACAGGAGAAGGCGGTGAATTATTACTATATATACTTACCATAGAAATATTAAAAATCCCTCAATTGATTAGTAAAATGTCATTAAAAACATCTGGACAATTACACTATCAAGGCTCTGATGGCATACATGTTAAATATGATAGTTCTAACAAAACTTTAAACCTTTATTGGGGTGAATCAAAAATGTATAAAAACATTTCTCAAGCACTTGCCGAGTGTTTTAGAAGTTTAAATGGATACTTATTAGATACCTATAGCTATAAATCAACCCAAGAAAGAGATTTATTGTTAATAACTGATAATATCAATCAAAATATAAATAATGAAGATTTTGAAAATCTGATTGTAGCATATTTTGACAAGGATAATGATTTATCAAACAAATTATTGTACAAAGGTATTTGTTTTATTGGGTATGATTCTGAAAAATATAAAGATAGTACTAAAAGTATAGAAGAGTTCAAAAAAGAACTTATGGTAGAATTAGACAATCATTATAAAGGTATATCATCACAAATTAAGAAGTATAAAGGTTTAGATAATAAAGAAATTCATGTTTTCATAATGCCATTCCCTTCTGTAGAGAGTTTCAGAAAGTATTATTTAAAAACTATTAAGGCATGA
- a CDS encoding DEAD/DEAH box helicase gives MISNKIYALNSFKRQYDALIVLSVCETIPNLIWHENKETLLERIDWNNMLGIASVFSYSDNNTHLDAALRICQTCISQNQTTNIQKNASAIILSNLTNKPAIDLAVKRGFIDSNYKDYFPLGFKLQSTRTEIENSVFVGNKLIHLNKFQKKVHNVYENADTISISAPTSAGKSFILCTILVEELINKKQNIAYIVPTRALISQIESDLKDLVRDYKIKNVNISTVPHSEIDQNTSNVFVFTQERLHWFLIDHKTKIDLLIIDEAHKIDDGNRGILLQQKIEDVVKNNQNVKVYFSSPFTSNPEILLDNVENKSRKEKVNTQFVSVNQNLIYATQFPRKSDKWNLNLCLIDKNILLGQIDLKDRPSTNTTKIITFLSHAISANQSGNIIYSNGAAESEKKALMLYELLDDSDINENILELQKLVKKTIHKDYTLVKVLGKGIAFHYGNMPLLIRQEVEKLFKEGYIKYLICTSTLLEGINLPSKSIFIRKPNRGKNNPLSQNDFWNLAGRAGRWGKEFSGNIICVNPHKWDIKPNPNKSKQLIRRAIDNVEKNHQELLDYIKNDTPRDIAERRQDLEFAFGYYYIKFLNNDFNLKSNFHQDLQKLFLEIKPTIILPDYIIKRNPGISPIAQQNLFDYFKENIDRIDELIPVYPEDENAIDEYSKLVGRIGKTISDYPHQLNLSRAILLVNWMRGRPLSLLISSSYKSYQKHNKKNKTLPIVIREVMSNVENFVRFRFAKDSSCYIDVLRYFLELNGMPELESNIPELNLWLEFGVSQKTHLSMLSLGLSRNTVIELSEFIPESKMSKNECIDWLKKQDFEQLGLSTIIIDDIQRNIDIGKET, from the coding sequence ATGATTTCAAATAAAATTTATGCTTTAAATAGCTTTAAAAGACAATATGATGCTTTAATTGTTTTGTCAGTATGTGAGACTATACCAAATCTAATATGGCATGAAAACAAAGAAACATTATTAGAAAGAATAGACTGGAATAACATGTTAGGTATAGCATCTGTTTTTAGTTACTCAGACAATAACACTCATTTAGATGCAGCATTAAGAATATGTCAAACTTGTATTTCTCAAAATCAAACAACGAATATTCAAAAAAATGCATCTGCAATTATTCTATCTAACCTCACAAATAAACCAGCAATTGATTTAGCTGTAAAAAGAGGATTTATTGATAGTAATTATAAAGATTATTTCCCCTTAGGATTTAAATTACAATCTACAAGAACTGAAATTGAAAATTCAGTCTTTGTTGGCAATAAACTAATTCATTTAAATAAGTTTCAAAAAAAGGTTCATAATGTATATGAAAACGCAGATACAATAAGCATCTCTGCTCCTACTTCTGCTGGTAAGTCTTTTATTTTATGTACAATTTTGGTAGAAGAGTTAATAAACAAAAAACAAAATATAGCCTACATTGTACCAACTAGAGCATTAATAAGCCAGATTGAATCTGATTTAAAAGACTTAGTAAGAGATTATAAAATCAAGAATGTCAATATCTCTACAGTACCTCATAGTGAGATTGACCAAAACACATCAAATGTTTTTGTGTTTACTCAAGAAAGGCTTCATTGGTTTTTAATTGACCATAAAACTAAAATAGATTTATTAATTATTGACGAAGCCCATAAAATAGATGATGGAAACAGAGGAATTCTTTTACAACAAAAAATAGAAGATGTTGTAAAAAATAATCAAAATGTAAAGGTCTATTTTTCAAGCCCATTCACATCAAACCCTGAAATTTTACTTGATAATGTAGAAAATAAAAGTAGAAAGGAAAAGGTAAATACTCAATTCGTATCTGTAAATCAGAATTTAATATATGCAACTCAATTTCCAAGAAAGTCAGACAAATGGAATTTGAATCTTTGCTTAATAGACAAAAACATACTTTTAGGTCAAATTGATTTAAAAGATAGACCATCAACTAACACCACTAAGATAATTACCTTTTTAAGCCATGCAATATCAGCAAACCAAAGCGGAAATATCATCTATTCTAATGGTGCTGCTGAATCAGAAAAAAAAGCATTAATGTTATATGAGTTGTTAGATGATAGTGACATAAATGAAAATATTCTTGAACTTCAAAAATTAGTAAAAAAAACAATTCATAAAGATTATACATTGGTAAAAGTGCTAGGCAAAGGCATAGCCTTTCATTATGGAAATATGCCTCTACTAATTAGACAGGAAGTTGAAAAACTATTTAAAGAAGGATATATCAAATACTTAATATGCACTTCAACTTTATTGGAGGGAATAAATCTACCTTCAAAATCAATCTTCATTAGAAAGCCAAATAGAGGAAAAAATAATCCACTAAGTCAGAATGATTTTTGGAATCTTGCAGGAAGAGCTGGTAGATGGGGAAAAGAGTTTAGTGGTAATATAATATGTGTTAATCCGCATAAATGGGATATCAAACCTAACCCTAATAAATCAAAACAATTAATAAGAAGAGCCATAGACAATGTCGAAAAAAATCATCAAGAATTATTAGATTATATTAAAAATGATACTCCAAGAGATATTGCTGAAAGAAGACAAGATTTAGAATTTGCATTTGGTTATTATTACATCAAGTTTTTGAACAATGACTTTAATTTAAAATCCAATTTCCATCAAGACTTACAAAAGTTGTTTTTAGAAATAAAACCAACAATAATTCTTCCTGATTATATAATTAAAAGAAATCCTGGAATTTCTCCTATAGCACAACAAAACTTATTTGATTATTTTAAAGAAAATATAGATAGAATTGATGAATTAATTCCTGTTTATCCTGAAGATGAAAATGCTATAGATGAATACAGTAAATTAGTTGGAAGAATAGGCAAAACAATTTCAGACTACCCTCATCAGCTAAATTTATCAAGAGCCATTTTACTTGTAAACTGGATGAGAGGTAGACCTTTATCTCTATTGATTTCAAGTAGCTATAAGTCTTATCAAAAACACAATAAAAAGAACAAAACTTTACCTATTGTGATTAGAGAAGTTATGAGTAATGTAGAAAATTTTGTAAGGTTCAGATTTGCTAAAGACTCTAGTTGTTATATAGATGTATTAAGATATTTTTTGGAGCTAAATGGTATGCCTGAGTTAGAATCAAACATCCCTGAGTTAAATTTATGGTTAGAGTTTGGTGTGTCTCAGAAAACTCATTTATCAATGCTATCATTAGGCTTATCAAGAAATACAGTTATTGAATTATCTGAGTTTATACCTGAATCAAAAATGTCCAAAAATGAATGTATAGATTGGTTGAAAAAACAGGATTTTGAACAATTAGGGTTGTCAACGATTATTATAGATGATATTCAAAGAAACATAGATATAGGGAAAGAAACATGA